The Rhodopseudomonas julia DNA segment GGTGCCCTGGCTCGAAGCGACCGCTCTCGTCATCTGCGACGTCCTCGATCCGCAAACCTTGGAAGAGGTGCCGCATTCGCCGCGCGCGCTGTTGAAGAAGCAGCTGAAACGCCTGGAAGCGATGGGCTTTCGCGCCATGACCGCCTCGGAGCTGGAATTCTTCATGTTCCGGGAGAGCTATGAGGAGGCGGAAGCGGCCGCCTTCCAGAAGCTCAATACCTTCAGCGCCTATAATGGCGACTACAACATCTTCCAGAGTTCCAAGGAGGAAGATGTCATGCGCGCCATCCGCAACGGCCTCGCCGGCACCGACGTGCCGGTGGAAGCGACCAAGGGCGAGGCGGATGCCGGCCAGGGCGAAATCAACGTCCGCTATTCAGACGCGCTGACGATGGCCGACCGCCACGCCATCATCAAGAATGCGGTCAAGGAGATCGCCTGGCAGAAGGGCCGCGCCATCACCTTCATGGCGAAATGGGACACCGACCATGCCGGCAATTCTTCCCACATCCATCAATCGCTGACGAGTTTGTCGGGCGAGCCCGTCTTCTTCGACCCGGATGGCGAACACGGCATGTCGAAGACGATGCGCGCCTATGTGGCGGGCCTCCTCGCCCATAGCCGCGAGATCACCTATTTCCTCGCGCCTTACGTCAATTCCTACAAGCGCTTCACGGCCGGCACGTTCGCTCCGACCCGGGTCTTGTGGTCGCTCGACAACCGCACCGCCGGCTACCGTCTGTGCGGCGAAAACGGCAAGGCGATCCGCATCGAATGCCGGATCGGCGGGGCCGATCTCAATCCTCACCTCGCTTTCGCGGCCCTGATCGCCGCCGGGATCGACGGCATCGAAAAGGATATGCCGCTCGAAGAGGTGTTTCTGGGCGACGCCTACAGCGCCGACGACCGCGCGGACCGCGACGTCCCGAAGACGCTGCGCGAGGCGATTGCAGCCCTTGAAGGCTCATCGATGCTGCGCGAGGCTTTTGGCGAGGAGGTGATTGCGCATTACCTCCATTGCGCGCGCTGGGAGCAGCACGAGGCCGACCGCATTGTCACCGATTTCGATCGCCGCCGCGGCTTCGAACGTGCCTGAGGGCGTGCCGGCCTTTCGGCGGCCGGCGCGTCATCCGCCCGCCGTCTCGGCCTCGCACAATTGCGCCTGAAGCCATTCCAACAGGTTCTGCGTCAGCGTCACCTGCCAGAAGCAGCCGGCGAGCGTCAGGCGGAGCCGGCTCTTGTCCGCCTCGACCAGTCCCGCCCGTTGCCATTGCGCGAAGAGGGGCGCGAGCACGACATCGCCTTGAAGCCCGGCACGGCGTTCAAGCTGCGCCGACAACCAGGCGACGTTGAGCCGCCCGAGCTCCATCTCGCTCTTGATCAGACTGAAGAGGTCGTGGTTCTCCGGCTGCCGCGTCAGCCGTCCGACGACGCAATGGCCCGCGGAGATCGCCTCCTGATAGGCGCGCAGATCATCGTCGATGCCATAGGAATAACCGCCGAGAGAGCCTCCGGCCCCGGCGCCGAACGCCAGGCATTCCGCTCCCGATTTGACGGCGTGGTTGTAGATGTTGCGCTCGCGTTCGCCCTGCCGCCAATGCGTCGTGGAGATCGAATGCCAGCCCGCCCGCTCGAAAACCTCGCTCGCTTCGGCATAAAAGAGGCCGAACTCGGCGCGGTCCATCGGCGGAAATTTGCCCTTGTCGATCGCGGCCCGCAGCGGCGCATGTGGAATGAGCTTCAACGAATAGACATCCGCCCCGTCGAGACCGATGGCGATCGCCGTCTCCACGTCGTTGCGAAAAGCCTCGAGCGTCTGGCCGGGCAGGCCGTAAATGAGATCGACGACGATCGCACCGCCATCGGCTTTCACCAGGCTGTCGAGAAACGCGATCAGCTCCTCGCGCGAGGCACGCCGGCCGAGCGAGCGGCGAAGGCGCGTGTCGAAGGTCTGGACGCCCAGAGAGACACGGTTGGCGCCGGCCTCGAAAATCGCCGCGATCTTGTCAGCATCGAAGCTGCGAGGCCGCCCCTCCACCGTGATCTCGCAATCGGGCGACAACGGCAGATATTCCCGCACCGCGGCGATCAGCCGGGAAAGATCGGGGGCTGAGAGCACCGTCGGCGTGCCGCCGCCGAAATAGACGGCGTCGAGCACGCCTTCCGCCTGATAGGGCAGATCGGCATCGCGCTTCAAATGCGCAATCAGCGCGTCGACATAAGCGGGGCCGGCCTCCGGTCTCCAGGCGTTCTGATAGAAGCCGCAGAACAGGCAATGGTTCTCGCAAAACGGTACGTGCAGATAGGCGACGCCGTTGCGGGCGCGCGGCCGGCGGGTGAGCTCCTGCCACGTGGCCTCCCGGCTCTCCTCCGGCACCATCTGCGCGCCGAAGGAGGGATGCACCACACGCTTCGTGCCAAAGGCGTTGCGCAGCGGCGTGCCGTCTTCGGCGGCGAAGAATTCCTGCATGCGCCGCGCAGCCGGCGGCGTGATCTGAGCGCTCTCCATCTCTGCCCCCCAATTCTCGTCTTTGCGACCGCTGAAAGCGGCCGCGGAAGCCCACGGGGATGAGCCTCACCGTCCCCGTGGGCTTCCTCTGGCCGGCGGACTGGCCGTCCGAGTCAGCCGCCGAAACGCAATGTGGCGCCGAGCTTCACACTCAAACCGGGCTCGTAGACGACCGACGTCGTGGTCGCGTTGAGCGGGTTGGCGTAGCGCACATCGAAAAGGTTCTCCGCGCGCAGGCTGGCGCGGAAATTCTCGTTCACGTCGTAGCGCGCGAAGGCGTTCACGAGCGTGTAATCCTTGGCGTATTCCGCCCCGTCCGGGGCGATGTTGTGCTCCACCTCGCCACCGAAGCTGAGGCGCTGTTCGAGGAGGCGGAAGCCGAGCGAGCCGCCGAGCTGCGACGCCGGAATGGAGACGATATCCTCCTTGACCCCATCCGCCTTGCGCCAGCCGTCGATGATGGAGGCCGTCAGGCCGCCGAAAATCCAGCCGGCATCGTAGGCCGCTTCAAGCTCGAAGCCGTGCAGCCGCGCCTCGGCGAAGTTCTGGTACTGGAAGCAGATCGGCGCATAGGTCGGGCTGCCCAACAAATCCGGCCGCAACGGACAGCCGCTCGTCGGATCGAAGGCCGACAGCGTCTGCCCGTCGATGAAATCGTCGACGTCGTTGTTGAAATAGGCGGCCTTCAGGCGCAGCCGATCGTCGGCGACAAAGAGCGAATCGCGCCGATAGTTGACGCCGAATTCCCAGGTCTTGCCGGTCTCCGGGCGCAGATCGGCATTGGGCAGGAAGGGAAAGGCGACGCCGGAGGGATGCAGCCCACTGATCAGGGTCTCCGTCGTCGTCGGCGAGCGGTAGCCTTCCGCGTAGGTGCCGTAGACCTGCAGCCCGCCGAGGACCGGCCCTTCGAAGGGCGAGACGCCAACGGTCAGGCGCGGCGACAGCCGGTCGCCGTCGCTGTCGACATCCGTGCCGTCGAGTTCATAGCTGTCATAACGCAGGGCGCCGATGACCTCGAACCAGTGCCAGGTGAGCTTGTCCTGGACATAGGCACCCCACACCTTGCGGTCGCCCGACGGCGTATAGACATCGCTGCCGCCGAGCGGGCTCGATGTCGTCACCTCGTCTTTCAGCCAGTCGCCGCCATAGGTGAGCTCGTGCGCGAGCGCACCGGTGTCGAAGCGCGACGTGTTCCACAGATCGATCCCGTAGGTGTCGAGATCGTAGGTGGTCTTGGAGCCCGCCGGAACGTTGATCACCTCGCCCGTCACGGGATCGAACTGGCGCACATCCGTCAGATATTCCTGGTCCAGCTTCGCCTGGTTCCAGGAGCCGTTGATGTGGAGGTCGATCCAGGGATTGTCCGGGTCGTCGAGCGCGTAGCGCGCCGTCAGCGTGTTCTGCGTCAGATCGAGATCGGAGGCGCCGGATCGTTCCTCCCAGCCGTCGTCGGTGCCGATCCAGCCGAGACGCAATTCGCTGTAATCGTTCGGGCGGATGCTCGTCTTCAGCATGCCGCTCAAGACGTCGAAGCCGGTGCCCGACACCTCGTCGCCATGGCCGTCGTCATATTCGGAATAGTCGCGCCAGACGAGATTGCCGAGAACGTCGATATTGTCGTTGATGCGGGCGGCCCCCGTCCCGCTCATCGTCCAGCCATTGCCGTTCGTCTCGTACTGGCCGGTGAAGGAAATGGCGTATCGCTCCCATTCCTTCAGGAAATCGCGCGCATCCTTGGTCTCGAACATGACGACGCCGCCGATCGCGCCGGAGCCATAGGTGTTGGCGACGGGGCCGCGGACGACATCGACCTGCTTCACCAGCATCGGGTCGATCCAAAACGTGCTCTGCGTGCCGTGTCCTGAGCGCTGGAAATCCTGGCGCGCCCCATCGACGATGACGGCGACGCGGCCGAAATCCTGAAGACCGCGAATGTTCACCGAAGAGCTCAAGCGGCTCGAATCGGCCTGGACGGCAACACCCGGCACGCCTTGCAGCATTTCGAGCGGCGTCGTCGCCATCTTGCGATCGAGCTCTTCCTGGCCGAGCCGGCTCACCGATGCCATCGTTTCGATGGCGCTTTCGCCGGTGCGGCTGATGACGGTGATTTCGTCGAGCGTCGTCACCTTCGGCTGGGCCTCCTGGGAAGCCTCGGAGGCGTCACGCTCTGTGACCGCCGCCTCCTGCGCAAAGCCCGGAGCGGACAGCGCCAGGGACGCGGCACTGGCCAGCAATGCGCCATGCCATTTCGGCCGATATCCCCAGCCACGCCTTCCGCCCTCATCCTCACGCCTACCCCAGCCCATGCCCTGCTCCTCTTGCGGTCGGTGACGCCCGCGTTAAAACATGACTTTTCATGTCATATATGAGCTGCGTAGAAAGTCTGATTTTTTTTGTCAACATTCTTTGGCAAGGAAGTTAGGATGCCCACCAACATTGAACGGGTTTGAGGACGGCCATGACGGAAAGGACACGGACCGGATCGGCAAGATGCGGATCGGCAAGATACGAATCAGACAGTCGGGGCGAGCGCACATCAGCGAGAGGACACACGAAAGCCCGCGCTCTGGTGGTTGCCCTTCTCGGCGTCGCTCTCTTTGCCACGGCCCCGGCCGCTGCTGCACAGGACACGGCGAGCGCACAAAAGCAGGCGGCTTTCGCTCCCGACGCGTCGCTCGTCGCCATCGGCGGATCGATCACCGAGATCGTCTATGCGCTCGGTGAGGAAGATCGGCTCGTCGCGCGTGACACGACCAGCACCTGGCCTGAGGCGGCCAAAGCCCTTCCCGATGTCGGCTATATGCGCCAGCTCGCCCCTGAAGGCGTTCTCTCCGTCAATCCGGGCGGCATCCTCGCCATCGAAGGCAGCGGCCCGCCCGACGCCGTGCACGTCTTGAAGGAATCCGGCGTGCCCTTCGTCACCATCGACGAAGGCTATGACCGCGACAGCGTGCTGGCCAAGATCCGTGAGGTGGGGGAAGCGCTCGGCGCCGAAGAACAGGCTCAGGCGCTTTCCGATGAAGTCGCCGCCGAGTTCGATGCACTTGAAGAAGAGACCGCGGCCGTTTCCTCGCCCAAGCGCGTCCTGTTCCTCCTCTCCATGCAGGGCGGAAAACTCCTCGCCGCCGGAACGGGCACGGCCGCCGATGCGATGATCCAGCTTTCCGGCGGCGAAAACGCCATCTCCGGCTACGAGGGCTACAAGGCGCTGTCCGAAGAGGCCGTCCTCGATGCGGCGCCGGATGCGGTCCTGATGATGGCGCAGGGCGCAAGCCACGGCATCGGCACCGATCAGGTCTTCGCCAATCCGGCCCTCGCCGCGACACCGGCGGGCGAGGCAAAAAATCTCATCCGCATGGACGGGCTCTATCTTCTCGGCTTCGGTCCCCGTGCGGCCTCGGCCGCCCGCGAGCTGCACCAGGCGCTCTACGGCGCACCGGCGTCTCACTGAAGGCGCCGGCCATGACGCTCGATATCCTTCTGCCCGCCGCAGCAAGGCGCCGATCATTGCCCCTCGGTGATCGCTCCTTCGTGGCGAAGGCGACGATTGCGCTTCTCGCGCTTCTTCTCCTCGTCACCTTCCTCTTCAGCCTGACGGCGGGCGCTGCAGATGTGTCCCCGCTGCCGCTTTTGCGCGATCTCGTCTTCGGCGGCGGCGAGGTTTCGGCGCGCGACCGGCTCATCATCGGCGATATCCGCCTGCCGCGTGCCGTCCTCGGTAGCCTCGTCGGCGCATCGCTCGCCGTCTCCGGCGCCGTCATGCAAGGGCTTTTCCGCAATCCCCTCGCCGATCCGGGCCTCGTCGGCGTGTCTGCCGGGGCCGGCCTTGGGGCGATCATCATCATCGTTCTCGGCTCGGGCGTGCTCGCTC contains these protein-coding regions:
- a CDS encoding glutamine synthetase family protein is translated as MGGRLTLEELRALAAAGEIDTVLSAQIDMQGRLMGKRFHVDFFLDNAWKESRSCSYLQATDLEMTTVEGYKSVNWVTGYGDYVMRPDLATLRRVPWLEATALVICDVLDPQTLEEVPHSPRALLKKQLKRLEAMGFRAMTASELEFFMFRESYEEAEAAAFQKLNTFSAYNGDYNIFQSSKEEDVMRAIRNGLAGTDVPVEATKGEADAGQGEINVRYSDALTMADRHAIIKNAVKEIAWQKGRAITFMAKWDTDHAGNSSHIHQSLTSLSGEPVFFDPDGEHGMSKTMRAYVAGLLAHSREITYFLAPYVNSYKRFTAGTFAPTRVLWSLDNRTAGYRLCGENGKAIRIECRIGGADLNPHLAFAALIAAGIDGIEKDMPLEEVFLGDAYSADDRADRDVPKTLREAIAALEGSSMLREAFGEEVIAHYLHCARWEQHEADRIVTDFDRRRGFERA
- a CDS encoding TonB-dependent hemoglobin/transferrin/lactoferrin family receptor; the protein is MGWGRREDEGGRRGWGYRPKWHGALLASAASLALSAPGFAQEAAVTERDASEASQEAQPKVTTLDEITVISRTGESAIETMASVSRLGQEELDRKMATTPLEMLQGVPGVAVQADSSRLSSSVNIRGLQDFGRVAVIVDGARQDFQRSGHGTQSTFWIDPMLVKQVDVVRGPVANTYGSGAIGGVVMFETKDARDFLKEWERYAISFTGQYETNGNGWTMSGTGAARINDNIDVLGNLVWRDYSEYDDGHGDEVSGTGFDVLSGMLKTSIRPNDYSELRLGWIGTDDGWEERSGASDLDLTQNTLTARYALDDPDNPWIDLHINGSWNQAKLDQEYLTDVRQFDPVTGEVINVPAGSKTTYDLDTYGIDLWNTSRFDTGALAHELTYGGDWLKDEVTTSSPLGGSDVYTPSGDRKVWGAYVQDKLTWHWFEVIGALRYDSYELDGTDVDSDGDRLSPRLTVGVSPFEGPVLGGLQVYGTYAEGYRSPTTTETLISGLHPSGVAFPFLPNADLRPETGKTWEFGVNYRRDSLFVADDRLRLKAAYFNNDVDDFIDGQTLSAFDPTSGCPLRPDLLGSPTYAPICFQYQNFAEARLHGFELEAAYDAGWIFGGLTASIIDGWRKADGVKEDIVSIPASQLGGSLGFRLLEQRLSFGGEVEHNIAPDGAEYAKDYTLVNAFARYDVNENFRASLRAENLFDVRYANPLNATTTSVVYEPGLSVKLGATLRFGG
- a CDS encoding heme/hemin ABC transporter substrate-binding protein, which gives rise to MVALLGVALFATAPAAAAQDTASAQKQAAFAPDASLVAIGGSITEIVYALGEEDRLVARDTTSTWPEAAKALPDVGYMRQLAPEGVLSVNPGGILAIEGSGPPDAVHVLKESGVPFVTIDEGYDRDSVLAKIREVGEALGAEEQAQALSDEVAAEFDALEEETAAVSSPKRVLFLLSMQGGKLLAAGTGTAADAMIQLSGGENAISGYEGYKALSEEAVLDAAPDAVLMMAQGASHGIGTDQVFANPALAATPAGEAKNLIRMDGLYLLGFGPRAASAARELHQALYGAPASH
- the hutW gene encoding heme anaerobic degradation radical SAM methyltransferase ChuW/HutW; amino-acid sequence: MESAQITPPAARRMQEFFAAEDGTPLRNAFGTKRVVHPSFGAQMVPEESREATWQELTRRPRARNGVAYLHVPFCENHCLFCGFYQNAWRPEAGPAYVDALIAHLKRDADLPYQAEGVLDAVYFGGGTPTVLSAPDLSRLIAAVREYLPLSPDCEITVEGRPRSFDADKIAAIFEAGANRVSLGVQTFDTRLRRSLGRRASREELIAFLDSLVKADGGAIVVDLIYGLPGQTLEAFRNDVETAIAIGLDGADVYSLKLIPHAPLRAAIDKGKFPPMDRAEFGLFYAEASEVFERAGWHSISTTHWRQGERERNIYNHAVKSGAECLAFGAGAGGSLGGYSYGIDDDLRAYQEAISAGHCVVGRLTRQPENHDLFSLIKSEMELGRLNVAWLSAQLERRAGLQGDVVLAPLFAQWQRAGLVEADKSRLRLTLAGCFWQVTLTQNLLEWLQAQLCEAETAGG